GAGAGGCGCTGGCGCAGTTCGTCTTCGTGAATGCTTTGCTGGCGGGTCAGCGCGCCACTGACACACACCAGCCCGGCGGCCACATCCAGCACTGAGGCGATGACGCCACCGTGCAAAATGGCCTGGGCGGCATTGCCGACCAGCGGAGGCTGATTAGTCAGACTCAGCTGCGCGGAGTCGGATTCAAGATTGTCCAGTTCCAGACCGAGAGCACGGTTAAACGGCATGTCATAAACAAAAATCTGGCCAATCAGACGGCGCGCGGCCGCCGGGTCTAAAGTGAGCACGGACATGATAACGAAGTTCCTTCTGACGCAGTCGACCTGACG
This DNA window, taken from Erwinia tasmaniensis Et1/99, encodes the following:
- a CDS encoding thioesterase family protein, producing the protein MSVLTLDPAAARRLIGQIFVYDMPFNRALGLELDNLESDSAQLSLTNQPPLVGNAAQAILHGGVIASVLDVAAGLVCVSGALTRQQSIHEDELRQRLSRMGTIDLRVDYLRPGRGDRFIASSSLLRGGNKISVARVELHNDAGVHIASASATYLVG